The following coding sequences lie in one Carassius carassius chromosome 1, fCarCar2.1, whole genome shotgun sequence genomic window:
- the LOC132151707 gene encoding uncharacterized protein LOC132151707 isoform X3: MATTAGRTALYMVPLQDELCLDPLPFSAEEFAKMPKVECRTCKTTMPLPVLYLHVKSCGGCTQSANDETTEDDDDDVKVVGEITRAVTPTAPASTPTPTTSIQTCSPTPTTSFEDEGQCPICLDTFSQTELPMHASVCGDSILQTLDYESSPPCGTPVQQHQGPDMKCPDDVLRLLARRVDDSKDFKICVSRTDFYQRAMVQWQRQKRGTPGNTLRVTFLGEAGVDTGAIRKEFLSDLIGEIEKHLFEHRGHQRGKSPIYSLSNLENGFFKTAGEVFSVSLAQGGPAPRFLRPWCFDYLSSGDLDESTLTIDDVDDAELYNLIKKVEEEETDLSAWNDQIIDCGFTGAIKPENKEAIIRSIVLHATLRLFPLLKQIRKGLEVYNFVDILENHSGLCHQFFVPDVDDDDKADADFIMQNILPKMSEKGSVRETYETAIINFLQDFLQEIESCEDNPDGDILPLTVPGVMQWLTGQGHKPLLMSELKEFKISLHFDHECMQRMPEHKICFPVVSACARKITFPTVHMGDYSSFKSVMLQAIQFDDGFNRI, from the exons ATGGCTACCACCGCTGGAAGAACAGCACTGTATATGGTCCCTCTTCAAGATGAGTTATGTCTTGATCCACTGCCATTCTCAGCAGAAGAGTTTGCGAAGATGCCAAAGGTTGAGTGTCGTACTTGTAAAACCACAATGCCACTACCAGTTTTGTACTTGCATGTTAAATCTTGTGGTGGCTGCACACAGTCAGCTAATGATGAG ACtactgaagatgatgatgatgatgtaaaaGTAGTTGGTGAGATTACCAGAGCAGTTACCCCTACAGCCCCAGCTTCTACACCTACACCCACCACTTCAATACAAACTTGTTCTCCTACACCCACCACAAGTTTTGAG GATGAGGGACAGTGTCCCATTTGTTTAGACACATTTTCACAGACAGAGTTGCCCATGCATGCAAGTGTTTGTGGAGATAG TATATTACAGACACTGGATTATGAGAGCAGTCCTCCGTGTGGCACACCAGTACAGCAACACCAAGGCCCAGACATGAAATG TCCAGATGATGTATTGCGTTTGTTGGCAAGAAGGGTAGATGACAGCAAGGATTTCAAGATCTGTGTTTCTCGAACTGACTTCTATCAAAGAGCTATGGTGCAGTGGCAAAGACAAAAGAGAGGAACCCCGGGCAATACTTTGCGTGTAACATTTTTGGGGGAAGCAGGTGTTGACACAGGTGCCATTCGTAAGGAATTTCTTTCAG ATTTGATTGGTGAGATTGAGAAACACCTCTTTGAGCATAGAGGACACCAGAGAGGGAAGAGCCCCATCTACTCCCTAAGTAATCTGGAGAATGGATTTTTTAA gACTGCTGGAGAAGTGTTTTCGGTTAGTCTCGCTCAGGGTGGGCCTGCCCCCCGTTTCTTGAGGCCGTGGTGCTTTGATTATCTCTCATCTGGAGACTTGGATGAATCAACTCTCACTATAGATGATGTGGATGATGCTGAACtttataatttgattaaaaag GTGGAGGAAGAAGAAACCGATCTCTCTGCATGGAATGATCAAATAATTGACTGTGGTTTTACTGGGGCCATTAAACCTGAGAACAAAGAGGCCATAATAAG ATCAATTGTGCTGCATGCAACTCTACGTTTGTTCCCTTTGTTGAAGCAAATCCGAAAAGGTCTTGAAGTCTACAATTTCGTGGACATCCTGGAAAACCATTCAGGACTTTGCCACCAGTTCTTTGTCCCTGATGTGGATGATGATGATAAG GCTGATGCAGACTTCATCATGCAGAACATTCTTCCGAAAATGTCGGAGAAGGGATCAGTACGAGAGACTTATGAAACAGCTATAATCAACTTTCTGCAAGACTTTCTCCAAGAAATTGAAAGCTGTG AGGATAACCCTGACGGAGACATCCTGCCCTTAACTGTCCCCGGTGTTATGCAATGGCTCACTGGCCAGGGACACAAACCTCTTCTAATGTCAGAACTTAAAGAATTCAAAATTTCTCTTCATTTTGACCATGAGTGTATGCAGAGGATGCCAGAACATAAAATATGCTTCCCAGTTGTAAGTGCCTGTGCcagaaaaattacatttcccaCAGTACACATGGGTGACTACAGTTCTTTTAAATCAGTCATGTTGCAAGCCATTCAGTTTGACGACGGTTTTAACAGAATTTAA
- the LOC132151707 gene encoding uncharacterized protein LOC132151707 isoform X1 — protein MRVMDHRSFPGMFKKSKKKTPNPQIHVKATPWKPFAVSIYLMSSNTDTSPTPSEELELLQAGLGKRVITISSNVNHSDLCKLLEAEFPKMKSLTGGWLLYKAPGGNGRRKLTVVPPDSEGYTGSLLKMATTAGRTALYMVPLQDELCLDPLPFSAEEFAKMPKVECRTCKTTMPLPVLYLHVKSCGGCTQSANDETTEDDDDDVKVVGEITRAVTPTAPASTPTPTTSIQTCSPTPTTSFEDEGQCPICLDTFSQTELPMHASVCGDSILQTLDYESSPPCGTPVQQHQGPDMKCPDDVLRLLARRVDDSKDFKICVSRTDFYQRAMVQWQRQKRGTPGNTLRVTFLGEAGVDTGAIRKEFLSDLIGEIEKHLFEHRGHQRGKSPIYSLSNLENGFFKTAGEVFSVSLAQGGPAPRFLRPWCFDYLSSGDLDESTLTIDDVDDAELYNLIKKVEEEETDLSAWNDQIIDCGFTGAIKPENKEAIIRSIVLHATLRLFPLLKQIRKGLEVYNFVDILENHSGLCHQFFVPDVDDDDKADADFIMQNILPKMSEKGSVRETYETAIINFLQDFLQEIESCEDNPDGDILPLTVPGVMQWLTGQGHKPLLMSELKEFKISLHFDHECMQRMPEHKICFPVVSACARKITFPTVHMGDYSSFKSVMLQAIQFDDGFNRI, from the exons ATGCGAGTGATGGATCACAG aTCTTTTCCTGGGATGTTTAAAAAATCAAAGAAGAAAACTCCAAATCCACAAATACATGTGAAAGCCACACCTTGGAAACCATTTGCTGTTTCCATATATTTAATGAGCAGCAACACTGACACCTCACCCACACCTTCTGAAGAGCTTGAACTACTCCAGGCCGGACTAGGAAAACGGGTGATTACAATTTCATCCAATGTGAACCATTCGGAT ttatgCAAGCTCCTTGAAGCTGAATTTCCAAAGATGAAGTCACTTACTGGAGGGTGGTTACTTTATAAGGCACCAG GTGGGAATGGAAGAAGAAAGCTTACTGTTGTCCCTCCAGACTCAGAGGGTTATACAGGCAGCCTTCTCAAAATGGCTACCACCGCTGGAAGAACAGCACTGTATATGGTCCCTCTTCAAGATGAGTTATGTCTTGATCCACTGCCATTCTCAGCAGAAGAGTTTGCGAAGATGCCAAAGGTTGAGTGTCGTACTTGTAAAACCACAATGCCACTACCAGTTTTGTACTTGCATGTTAAATCTTGTGGTGGCTGCACACAGTCAGCTAATGATGAG ACtactgaagatgatgatgatgatgtaaaaGTAGTTGGTGAGATTACCAGAGCAGTTACCCCTACAGCCCCAGCTTCTACACCTACACCCACCACTTCAATACAAACTTGTTCTCCTACACCCACCACAAGTTTTGAG GATGAGGGACAGTGTCCCATTTGTTTAGACACATTTTCACAGACAGAGTTGCCCATGCATGCAAGTGTTTGTGGAGATAG TATATTACAGACACTGGATTATGAGAGCAGTCCTCCGTGTGGCACACCAGTACAGCAACACCAAGGCCCAGACATGAAATG TCCAGATGATGTATTGCGTTTGTTGGCAAGAAGGGTAGATGACAGCAAGGATTTCAAGATCTGTGTTTCTCGAACTGACTTCTATCAAAGAGCTATGGTGCAGTGGCAAAGACAAAAGAGAGGAACCCCGGGCAATACTTTGCGTGTAACATTTTTGGGGGAAGCAGGTGTTGACACAGGTGCCATTCGTAAGGAATTTCTTTCAG ATTTGATTGGTGAGATTGAGAAACACCTCTTTGAGCATAGAGGACACCAGAGAGGGAAGAGCCCCATCTACTCCCTAAGTAATCTGGAGAATGGATTTTTTAA gACTGCTGGAGAAGTGTTTTCGGTTAGTCTCGCTCAGGGTGGGCCTGCCCCCCGTTTCTTGAGGCCGTGGTGCTTTGATTATCTCTCATCTGGAGACTTGGATGAATCAACTCTCACTATAGATGATGTGGATGATGCTGAACtttataatttgattaaaaag GTGGAGGAAGAAGAAACCGATCTCTCTGCATGGAATGATCAAATAATTGACTGTGGTTTTACTGGGGCCATTAAACCTGAGAACAAAGAGGCCATAATAAG ATCAATTGTGCTGCATGCAACTCTACGTTTGTTCCCTTTGTTGAAGCAAATCCGAAAAGGTCTTGAAGTCTACAATTTCGTGGACATCCTGGAAAACCATTCAGGACTTTGCCACCAGTTCTTTGTCCCTGATGTGGATGATGATGATAAG GCTGATGCAGACTTCATCATGCAGAACATTCTTCCGAAAATGTCGGAGAAGGGATCAGTACGAGAGACTTATGAAACAGCTATAATCAACTTTCTGCAAGACTTTCTCCAAGAAATTGAAAGCTGTG AGGATAACCCTGACGGAGACATCCTGCCCTTAACTGTCCCCGGTGTTATGCAATGGCTCACTGGCCAGGGACACAAACCTCTTCTAATGTCAGAACTTAAAGAATTCAAAATTTCTCTTCATTTTGACCATGAGTGTATGCAGAGGATGCCAGAACATAAAATATGCTTCCCAGTTGTAAGTGCCTGTGCcagaaaaattacatttcccaCAGTACACATGGGTGACTACAGTTCTTTTAAATCAGTCATGTTGCAAGCCATTCAGTTTGACGACGGTTTTAACAGAATTTAA
- the LOC132151707 gene encoding uncharacterized protein LOC132151707 isoform X2: protein MARSFPGMFKKSKKKTPNPQIHVKATPWKPFAVSIYLMSSNTDTSPTPSEELELLQAGLGKRVITISSNVNHSDLCKLLEAEFPKMKSLTGGWLLYKAPGGNGRRKLTVVPPDSEGYTGSLLKMATTAGRTALYMVPLQDELCLDPLPFSAEEFAKMPKVECRTCKTTMPLPVLYLHVKSCGGCTQSANDETTEDDDDDVKVVGEITRAVTPTAPASTPTPTTSIQTCSPTPTTSFEDEGQCPICLDTFSQTELPMHASVCGDSILQTLDYESSPPCGTPVQQHQGPDMKCPDDVLRLLARRVDDSKDFKICVSRTDFYQRAMVQWQRQKRGTPGNTLRVTFLGEAGVDTGAIRKEFLSDLIGEIEKHLFEHRGHQRGKSPIYSLSNLENGFFKTAGEVFSVSLAQGGPAPRFLRPWCFDYLSSGDLDESTLTIDDVDDAELYNLIKKVEEEETDLSAWNDQIIDCGFTGAIKPENKEAIIRSIVLHATLRLFPLLKQIRKGLEVYNFVDILENHSGLCHQFFVPDVDDDDKADADFIMQNILPKMSEKGSVRETYETAIINFLQDFLQEIESCEDNPDGDILPLTVPGVMQWLTGQGHKPLLMSELKEFKISLHFDHECMQRMPEHKICFPVVSACARKITFPTVHMGDYSSFKSVMLQAIQFDDGFNRI, encoded by the exons ATGGCCAG aTCTTTTCCTGGGATGTTTAAAAAATCAAAGAAGAAAACTCCAAATCCACAAATACATGTGAAAGCCACACCTTGGAAACCATTTGCTGTTTCCATATATTTAATGAGCAGCAACACTGACACCTCACCCACACCTTCTGAAGAGCTTGAACTACTCCAGGCCGGACTAGGAAAACGGGTGATTACAATTTCATCCAATGTGAACCATTCGGAT ttatgCAAGCTCCTTGAAGCTGAATTTCCAAAGATGAAGTCACTTACTGGAGGGTGGTTACTTTATAAGGCACCAG GTGGGAATGGAAGAAGAAAGCTTACTGTTGTCCCTCCAGACTCAGAGGGTTATACAGGCAGCCTTCTCAAAATGGCTACCACCGCTGGAAGAACAGCACTGTATATGGTCCCTCTTCAAGATGAGTTATGTCTTGATCCACTGCCATTCTCAGCAGAAGAGTTTGCGAAGATGCCAAAGGTTGAGTGTCGTACTTGTAAAACCACAATGCCACTACCAGTTTTGTACTTGCATGTTAAATCTTGTGGTGGCTGCACACAGTCAGCTAATGATGAG ACtactgaagatgatgatgatgatgtaaaaGTAGTTGGTGAGATTACCAGAGCAGTTACCCCTACAGCCCCAGCTTCTACACCTACACCCACCACTTCAATACAAACTTGTTCTCCTACACCCACCACAAGTTTTGAG GATGAGGGACAGTGTCCCATTTGTTTAGACACATTTTCACAGACAGAGTTGCCCATGCATGCAAGTGTTTGTGGAGATAG TATATTACAGACACTGGATTATGAGAGCAGTCCTCCGTGTGGCACACCAGTACAGCAACACCAAGGCCCAGACATGAAATG TCCAGATGATGTATTGCGTTTGTTGGCAAGAAGGGTAGATGACAGCAAGGATTTCAAGATCTGTGTTTCTCGAACTGACTTCTATCAAAGAGCTATGGTGCAGTGGCAAAGACAAAAGAGAGGAACCCCGGGCAATACTTTGCGTGTAACATTTTTGGGGGAAGCAGGTGTTGACACAGGTGCCATTCGTAAGGAATTTCTTTCAG ATTTGATTGGTGAGATTGAGAAACACCTCTTTGAGCATAGAGGACACCAGAGAGGGAAGAGCCCCATCTACTCCCTAAGTAATCTGGAGAATGGATTTTTTAA gACTGCTGGAGAAGTGTTTTCGGTTAGTCTCGCTCAGGGTGGGCCTGCCCCCCGTTTCTTGAGGCCGTGGTGCTTTGATTATCTCTCATCTGGAGACTTGGATGAATCAACTCTCACTATAGATGATGTGGATGATGCTGAACtttataatttgattaaaaag GTGGAGGAAGAAGAAACCGATCTCTCTGCATGGAATGATCAAATAATTGACTGTGGTTTTACTGGGGCCATTAAACCTGAGAACAAAGAGGCCATAATAAG ATCAATTGTGCTGCATGCAACTCTACGTTTGTTCCCTTTGTTGAAGCAAATCCGAAAAGGTCTTGAAGTCTACAATTTCGTGGACATCCTGGAAAACCATTCAGGACTTTGCCACCAGTTCTTTGTCCCTGATGTGGATGATGATGATAAG GCTGATGCAGACTTCATCATGCAGAACATTCTTCCGAAAATGTCGGAGAAGGGATCAGTACGAGAGACTTATGAAACAGCTATAATCAACTTTCTGCAAGACTTTCTCCAAGAAATTGAAAGCTGTG AGGATAACCCTGACGGAGACATCCTGCCCTTAACTGTCCCCGGTGTTATGCAATGGCTCACTGGCCAGGGACACAAACCTCTTCTAATGTCAGAACTTAAAGAATTCAAAATTTCTCTTCATTTTGACCATGAGTGTATGCAGAGGATGCCAGAACATAAAATATGCTTCCCAGTTGTAAGTGCCTGTGCcagaaaaattacatttcccaCAGTACACATGGGTGACTACAGTTCTTTTAAATCAGTCATGTTGCAAGCCATTCAGTTTGACGACGGTTTTAACAGAATTTAA